The genome window CCGCCCAGCCCTTCAGCGACCCGGTTTGCTTTGCCTTGGAATCCTTGGAAGTGTCCATTTTTAGTCCCAATCAGACCGAAAGGAAAATTGCCTGGGCGTCCCGGCGTTTGGACCTGACTTGCCGTTAGCCGGCTGGAATCAGCACATTATAACCCGCTCAAACCAGGATCGAAAGCCTCAAAGCCTTCAGAAATTCAGGCGCAGCGACAACTGGAACTGTCTCGGATCGAATGCCGAGGTGAAGGAGAAGGGCTCGGTGACCGGTCCCCGGCGGCCTACCAGCCGGGAGGGGAGTTCATCGATGCTCACGTCGCCGACCGTGCTGTTGATTTGCTTGAAGTTGGTGCGGTTGAACAGATTGAAGGCCTCGGCGATCAGCCCCAGAGTCCAGGTCTCGGTCAGCGGAATCTCCCGGTTCAGCCGGAGGTCGACGGAGAAGAAGTCGGGCCCAATGCCCACATTGCGGCCTACGCCCCAGGGACGGTGGGTGTCGACATGGCGGTCACCCACGCTGTCGAAGCCCGAGTTGAGATTGAAGGGAGCACCCGAGCGGGCGCTCATGATGGCCGAGACCGTGAAGTCCCGGATCAGGGCGTGACCGAATCCTCTGCCGGTGCCCGATCTCCAGGGGAGATCCACCACGGTGTAGGCCACGAAGTTGTGTTTCCGGTGGAAGGCGGAAAGCGCCCACTCCGACCTGGCGTCCCACTGCAAGTGCGGCTGGAACGCAGAATTGTAGTCGGTGTTCTCGTCCATGGTCTTGCTCCAGGTGTAGTGGGCCGAGAGGGTGAATCCGTCGAAGAAGCGTTTCCGGAACTGGGCCATAAAGGCGTGGTAGGAGGAATTGGCCCAACTGCCGTAGATGTTGTTCTGCAGCACCAGCGGATTGTGAAAGCCCACGATGGGGCGTCCCAGCTCGTTGGTTCCCGCCTGGTAGACGTTGGTGTCCAGGGGGCGGATGATGTGCACCCCCCGGTTGAAGTTGTATCCCAGCGAGACGGTGTAGCCGTCGGCCACCTCGCGCTGGATCTCGAGGCTGGCCTGCTGGGAATAGGGATTGACGGTGTCGTCGGCCACATCGAACTGCACCCGCAGCGGAAGCCCCGGTCCCGGATCGATCCCGTGGATGGCCAGGTCCTGAGCCGTGATGGAACGGGTCCCCAGGATGCCCCGCTGCAGGGCGGTGTGGTAAATCTCTGCCGAGGTAAGCAGATCGCCGGTCAGCGCGCTGTTGATTCCCTCCAACCCGGTCAGCGGGATGAACACCTGGAAGATCCGTCCCTGCTCTCCCAGCAATTCCCGGATGTAGGTGATATGGCTATCGATCCTGGCGTAATAGATTCCGAAGCCCCCGCGTACCACCATCCTTGGATCGGGGCTCCAGGCGAAACCCAGCCTGGGCGCAACGTTGTTCTTGTCGGTCGGGAATTGGGTCTTGACCTCGAACTCGTGACGGCCGCCCAGCGTCAGTTGCAGATTGGGTCTCAGGCGCCAGGAGGCTTCGGCGAAGAAGTTGAAATAGTTCTTCCATCCGATCCAGTAGGGCTCGCCGAAGCCTTGCTGGTAAATGAGCGGCAGCCCCAGGGCATAGGCCTGCAGGGAGGAGATCGGTTCGTCGATCGCGGCCGCATGCTGGGGCTGTCCGAACGCCGTCAGAGCGCCCTGCAGGAGTTGCGCCCCCCCTCCGCCGATGGCGTTATCGATTATGACGTAGAGCGGTATCGCCTCGCCAAACTGAAAGCTCCCTCCAAAGAAGGTCTCCGACCTGACGCTGAAACGCGAGCCCCCGGCGTCGACGCCGAACTTGTAGGTATGCGGGCCGGAAGTTCGGGTGAAATTCTGCCGCACCTGGCCGGCGCGTTCCACGACGCGGGCCGGCAGGATCAGGTTCCGTCCGAACAGGCCGAACCCGTTGATGTCGATCGCCGGGCCATAGGGGTCGGTCGGAAACACGCCGAAGTCGTGATAGTTGAATCCCAGGAGGGTTTCGCTGGCCAATTCCGGGTTGATCAGCAGCGTATTGCCCAGTGCCACCCCGAAATCGTTGGTGTGGGCACTCCGGCCGCGGCTGTTTGAGACCAGCGATCCGAACTGCGTATTCTCGCTGTCGGAGCCGGTCCAGTTGACCCGGGTGAACAGCGTGTGTCCATCCCCCACCGTGTGGTCGAAACGCCCTAGGAACTGCTGGCGTTCCTCCCCGAACGGAAACACCCCGCTGTTTTGCTCGAACAGGGAGACGACGTGGGGGTAGTTCCCAGGAGTCAGCGCTGCCGCAAACTCGTCCAGCAGCGGCGGCGGGATCAGCCCCGCCGCGCCCAGACCCGCCATCAGGCCCTGCTGCGAGGGCGGCAGCTCGTAGAGAAACGAGTCGTCCCGCAGCAGCGGAACGAAGACCGATTCGTGGCGGTCCAGCCGTTCGTAGGCGCCGTAGAAAAACGTCCCCTCCCGGCCCAGCGGTCCGCCGATGGAGGCGCCGCTCTGCGCTCGCGTGTAGGCCGACTTCTCCGGATCGAAGTAGTTGCGGGCCTGCACGTGGCGGTTGCGGAGCAGCCCGAACAGGCTGCCGTGCAACTGGCTGGTTCCGCCCTTGGTCACGATGTTGATGGCGCCGCCCGGCGCCCCGCCCAGCTCGGCCGAGAACGTGTTGCGGTTCACCTGGAACTCCTGCACCGCCGCCTGGGTGACGGTGGAGCGAACCGTTCCCGTGTCGAAGACGTTGTTCAAGCCGTCCAGCATGAAGGTATTGTTCCGCCCGCTGCCCCCCCCGATGCCCAGCCCGGAATGCGGCGTGACCACGATGCGGCCGTCCCGGTCATCGACCATGTCGTTGGTGCTGACCACTCCCGGGGTCAGCAGAGCCAAGTCCAGGTAGTCCCGGCGGTTGATGGGGAGGTTCTCGATGCGGACGGAGTCGATATAGTCGGCCTGCGTCGTCTGATGGGTGTCGATCGCCGGGCGCTCGGCTACGGCTGAAACCACGATGCTCTTGGTGGCCGCGCCCAGGGTCAGCTCCGGCGAAAAGGCCGCGGTCTCTCCCACGCGGACCTCGAAGTTCTCGGCCACGTAGGGGAGAAAACCGTCCGCCTCGAAACGCAGCGTGTAGAGCCCAGGCATGACGTGGCTGAAGACATACTTGCCCAGCGGGGAGCTGACGGTTTCCCGCTCCACATCGCGTTCCTGGTCCAAGGCCGTCACGGTGACGCCCGGTATGACGGCTTGCGTCTGATCGAACACGTACCCCTGGATGCGGCCGCCCTTGGTCTGGGCGCCCGACAGGGAGGCGCCGGCCAGAACCAGAATGACGGCTGCCGCCCATCGACGGCCCCAGGCGTAGAGTGGTGGTGTCAATCGCATCTGTTGGCTTCCTTCGTTGGCAGAACAGGCTTCTGACAAACAGAGTATTGTGTTGAATAGCGGAATGCCTGACTGTACATTCTACGGCCAAAGTCAAGCGAGAGGCGGTTTTCTCACCGGATTTGTCCGTTTTTGGGGTATTGTTCCGCACAAAAGGAGCACCTGTGGCCCGACACCCCTTCCGGACCGGACTGCTGAGATGGATTGCGACCGCCTGCCTGGTGCTGGCGGCCACGGCCACGGCAGCCAGCCAGGCCGAATTCCACTACCAGTACGGCAAGCTCGCCAACCCCTTCTCCGGCGCTCAGGAGAATACCTCCATCCTGACCGTGCAGCATGCGACCGGATGGAAGTTGGGAGACAGTTTCTTTTTCCTCGACATTCTCAACGACGGACTCCAGGACGGTTTCAACGACAAGGACCTCTACGGCGAATGGTACCCGACCCTGAGCCTCGGCAAGGTATCCGGCAAGAAGTTCCAACTGGGACCGATCCGGGATATCTCCATCATCGGCGGCATCAACTTCGGCGCCGACGCCAACGTCTTCAAATATCTGCCCGGCGTGCGAGCCTCCTGGAAGGTGCCGGGCTTTGCCTTCCTCAACACCGACGTGATGGCATACATCGACGGGAACAGCGGAGCCGCCAGCGGTGGCGCGCCCCGGACCAGCAACAGCTTCACGGTCGACGTCAATTGGGCGCTGCCGTTCCGAGTGGGCGGCCAATCCTTCCTGATGGGCGGTCATGCCGAGTATGTGGGTGCGAGCACGGACGAGTTCGGCAACCGTGTCAAAGGGTGGGTTCTGGCGCAGCCCCAACTCACCTGGGATCTGGGCGCCGCCTTCGGAGCGGCAAATCACTTGCTGGTGGGAATCGAGTACCAGTACTGGCGCAACAAACTGGGTGTGGAGGAAGACGAGTACGCCCCGCAGCTGCTGCTGATCTGGCGGTTTTGACAGACCCTGCAATAGAGGTCGGGGCGCGGCCGAGGCGCACCGCCGCCTTGGCCGCCGTCCGAGTTTCACCCGCCGGGGCCGCGTTCACGAGGTCCCGCCAAACGTTTCACCCGTATGTAAAGCATGTAAAGGAAGAACAACATGGAAGCTCAAGACACCGCCCGGAATGCCGCCGTGCGCTATGAACCCGACGAGAAGCCGCCGATATTGCTGTCGCTGGGCCTCGGACTGCAACTGGCCGTCCTCTGCGTTGCTGGCGTCGTACTGACTCCAGCCATCGTGATTCGGGTGGCCGGAGGAAGCGAAGCCTTCCTCTCCTGGGCCGTGTTCGCCGCGTTGGCTGTCAGCGGGGTCACCACACTCGTCCAGGCGGTACGCTTGGGCCGCATCGGCGCCGGCTACGTTTTGTTGATGGGGACCTCGGGCGCGTTCATCGCGGTCTGCATCACGGCCATTGCCGAGGGCGGGCCGGCGATGCTGGCCACGCTGGTGATTGCCTCCTCGCTTTTCCAGTTCGGACTGGCCGCCCGGCTTTCGCTCTTTCGGCGGATCCTGACACCGGCGGTGGCGGGAACCGTCATCATGCTGATTCCGGTGACGGTCATGCCCTTCATCTTCAAGATGCTGAACGATGTGCCGGAAGGGACCCCGTTGAGCGCCTCCGGGACCTCCGCCCTGGTAACGCTGCTGGTCATCGCCGGTCTGGCGCTGAAGGCCCGTGGCAAACTGCGGTTATGGGCGCCGGTGGTCGGTGTGGCGACAGGATCGGTGGTGGCCGGGTTCTACGGAATCTACGACTCCAAGCTCATCGCCGAAGCGGCCTGGGTCGGACTTCCCACGGAAGGATGGCCGGGGCTGGATCTGAGCTTCGGACCCACCTTCTGGGCACTGCTTCCGGCATTCGTGTTCGTGACCCTGGTGGGCGCCATCGAAACCATCGGGGATGCCGTCGCCATCCAGCGCGTCTCCCACCGACGGACCCAGGCCGTCGATTTCCGTGCGGTGCAGGGTGCGGTGGCTGCCGATGGATTGGGAAACCTGCTGTCCGGACTGGGCGGCACCGTTCCGAACACCACCTATTCGAGCAGCGTATCGGTGACCGAGCTCACCGGGGTCGGTGCCCGCCGGGTCGGTATGGCGGTGGGCGCCGTGTTCATTGTGATTGCGGTTCTGCCCAAGGCGCCAGCGGTGCTGCTGGCGATCCCGGGGCCGGTCGCGGCCGCCTACATCACGGTTCTGCTGGCGATGCTGTTCGTGATCGGCATGAGGATCGTCGTACAGGACGGCATCGACTACCGCAAGGGGGTTGTGGCCGGGGTGGCTTTCTGGATTGGCGCGGGTTTCCAGAACGGCGCCATATTCCCCGAGTATTTCAACGACTTCGCCGGCGGACTGCTGCAGAACGGGATGACTGCCGGCGGCCTGGCCGCCATTCTCATGACGATGTTCCTGGAGTTGACCCAGCCCCGCCGCAGACGGATGGAGACCGAGTGTCATCTGGCCGCCCTGCCAAAGATCCAGGAGTTCCTCAAATCTTTCGCCGCGGACAACGGCTGGGCGCAGGCGATGCGGAACCGGCTGGACGCGGCTGTCGAGGAAACCCTGGCGACACTATTCCATCGGGGAGATTCCGACGAGAAGCGAGAGCCGCGCCGACTGCAACTGGTGGCCTTCAAGGAGAACGGCGGCGCCGTCCTGGAACTGATCGCCTCCAGCCGCGACGAGCAGAATCTTCAGGATCGAATTGCCCTGCTGGGCCGATACGCCGAAGGTCCGGGGGTCGAACGGGAAATCTCTCTGCGGTTGCTGCGGCACGTCGCCTCATCGATCCGTCACCAGCAGTACCACAACACCGACATTGTCACCATTCGGGTAAAGGCTCCCCAGCCGGAGGCAAGCCAAACCTCCGAAAGCGGGTCCGGCAAGGCAGAATAGCGGCTTTCAGCCGGGCTGGCGCCGGCCTGGGGGTGCCCATCCGGCTCTCTGTTGCCATTGCATCCGTTGTCAGGACGCCGTGTGGCAACCGGGGCGCCGCGCTCCGACGGCCAGGGCCAACGCCAATGTCAACATACGACGCCATTGCCGAAGAGTACCGGGACTCCAAGCAACTGCCGTTCCGGGAGCACCTGGAACGTTTCACCCTGTTCCAGCTGCTGGGCGACGTGCGCGGGAAAACGGTCCTGGACATGGCCTGCGGTGAGGGGTACTACACTCGTCTGCTCAAGCGAGCCGGCGCCTCGGAGGTCACCGGGGTAGACATCTCCGCGGAGATGATTCGACTGGCCGAGGATCAGGAAGCAGGGCAACCGCTGGGTTGCACTTACGTCCGGGCGGATGTGACGGCGTTTCGGCCCGAAGTGCCGGTCGACCTGGTGGTGGCCACTTATCTGTTCAACTATGCAAGTACCGCCGAGCAACTCGGCAGATTTTGCCGGGTCTGCCATGGCGCCCTGAGACCGGGCGGCCGCCTCATCGGCGTCAACGACAACGTGCGGAATATCCCGCCCGGCCCCGCTTCGCTGAGGAAATACGGACTGGAGAGATCCTGCCCCAATCCCGCGGCCGAGGGGGATGTCGTCCGCTACACCATCACCAATGCCGACGGACACCGGTTCCAGT of Acidobacteriota bacterium contains these proteins:
- a CDS encoding nucleoside-binding protein, with protein sequence MARHPFRTGLLRWIATACLVLAATATAASQAEFHYQYGKLANPFSGAQENTSILTVQHATGWKLGDSFFFLDILNDGLQDGFNDKDLYGEWYPTLSLGKVSGKKFQLGPIRDISIIGGINFGADANVFKYLPGVRASWKVPGFAFLNTDVMAYIDGNSGAASGGAPRTSNSFTVDVNWALPFRVGGQSFLMGGHAEYVGASTDEFGNRVKGWVLAQPQLTWDLGAAFGAANHLLVGIEYQYWRNKLGVEEDEYAPQLLLIWRF
- a CDS encoding TonB-dependent receptor — encoded protein: MRLTPPLYAWGRRWAAAVILVLAGASLSGAQTKGGRIQGYVFDQTQAVIPGVTVTALDQERDVERETVSSPLGKYVFSHVMPGLYTLRFEADGFLPYVAENFEVRVGETAAFSPELTLGAATKSIVVSAVAERPAIDTHQTTQADYIDSVRIENLPINRRDYLDLALLTPGVVSTNDMVDDRDGRIVVTPHSGLGIGGGSGRNNTFMLDGLNNVFDTGTVRSTVTQAAVQEFQVNRNTFSAELGGAPGGAINIVTKGGTSQLHGSLFGLLRNRHVQARNYFDPEKSAYTRAQSGASIGGPLGREGTFFYGAYERLDRHESVFVPLLRDDSFLYELPPSQQGLMAGLGAAGLIPPPLLDEFAAALTPGNYPHVVSLFEQNSGVFPFGEERQQFLGRFDHTVGDGHTLFTRVNWTGSDSENTQFGSLVSNSRGRSAHTNDFGVALGNTLLINPELASETLLGFNYHDFGVFPTDPYGPAIDINGFGLFGRNLILPARVVERAGQVRQNFTRTSGPHTYKFGVDAGGSRFSVRSETFFGGSFQFGEAIPLYVIIDNAIGGGGAQLLQGALTAFGQPQHAAAIDEPISSLQAYALGLPLIYQQGFGEPYWIGWKNYFNFFAEASWRLRPNLQLTLGGRHEFEVKTQFPTDKNNVAPRLGFAWSPDPRMVVRGGFGIYYARIDSHITYIRELLGEQGRIFQVFIPLTGLEGINSALTGDLLTSAEIYHTALQRGILGTRSITAQDLAIHGIDPGPGLPLRVQFDVADDTVNPYSQQASLEIQREVADGYTVSLGYNFNRGVHIIRPLDTNVYQAGTNELGRPIVGFHNPLVLQNNIYGSWANSSYHAFMAQFRKRFFDGFTLSAHYTWSKTMDENTDYNSAFQPHLQWDARSEWALSAFHRKHNFVAYTVVDLPWRSGTGRGFGHALIRDFTVSAIMSARSGAPFNLNSGFDSVGDRHVDTHRPWGVGRNVGIGPDFFSVDLRLNREIPLTETWTLGLIAEAFNLFNRTNFKQINSTVGDVSIDELPSRLVGRRGPVTEPFSFTSAFDPRQFQLSLRLNF
- a CDS encoding class I SAM-dependent methyltransferase; the protein is MSTYDAIAEEYRDSKQLPFREHLERFTLFQLLGDVRGKTVLDMACGEGYYTRLLKRAGASEVTGVDISAEMIRLAEDQEAGQPLGCTYVRADVTAFRPEVPVDLVVATYLFNYASTAEQLGRFCRVCHGALRPGGRLIGVNDNVRNIPPGPASLRKYGLERSCPNPAAEGDVVRYTITNADGHRFQFDNFYLTPETYGAAFRKAGFREFRWVDLWLSPSQSGNPFWDDFLSNPPIAAFTATR